The following coding sequences lie in one Fusarium poae strain DAOMC 252244 chromosome 1, whole genome shotgun sequence genomic window:
- the UBC12 gene encoding NEDD8-conjugating protein ubc12 (BUSCO:51460at5125), whose protein sequence is MLKIWSMKKEQKDAENAEGQASGGKKKKVTAAQLRVQKDLSELSLGSTMKTEFPNPDDILNFVLTIDPDEGMYRNGRFTFDFTINQNFPHEPPKVRCREKIYHPNIDLEGKVCLNILREDWKPVLNLNAVIVGLQFLFLEPNASDPLNKEAAEDLRNNREGFKRNVRTAMGGGVVKGTNYDRVLK, encoded by the exons ATGTTGAAGATATGGTCGATG AAAAAGGAGCAGAAGGATGCAGAGAATGCTGAAGGTCAAGCTTCCggcggcaagaagaagaaggtgacAGCAGCTCAGTTGCGCGTGCAAAAGG ACCTTTCAGAACTTTCCCTCGGTTCGACAATGAAGACAGAGTTCCCTAACCCTGACGATATCCTCAACTTTGTACTCACGATCGACCCTGATGAGGGCATGTACCGAAACGGTCGGTTCACATTCGACTTTACCATTAACCAGAACTTCCCACACGAGCCTCCCAAGGTTCGATGCCGAGAAAAGATTTACCACCCCAACATCGATCTGGAGGGCAAGGTGTGCCTGAACATTCTGCGAGAGGACTGGAAGCCTGTGTTGAACTTGAACGCAGTGATTGTTGGCCTACAA TTCCTTTTCCTTGAACCCAACGCATCGGACCCGCTGAATAAGGAGGCCGCTGAGGATTTACGAAACAACCGGGAGGGCTTCAAGCGCAATGTGAGGACTGCTATGGGTGGCGGAGTGGTTAAAGGCACAAATTACGACAGGGTCCTCAAATAG